One Hordeum vulgare subsp. vulgare chromosome 4H, MorexV3_pseudomolecules_assembly, whole genome shotgun sequence DNA window includes the following coding sequences:
- the LOC123450935 gene encoding polyphenol oxidase I, chloroplastic-like: MASNRGACAPHGVATCVFLVGAVATVVYTSSSLSTAVLAVSGLPPYIVSVTTNGSGDINVGGPLETSLHTCHKPKLPPNPLPPFYCCPPAPASSSEPINFTLPDPAEPLRVRRPVHTVGAEYMAKYERAIALMKALPHTDPRSFYQMANIHCAYCTGSYRQTGNQELDMQIHLSWFFFPFHRAYLYFFERIAAKLLGEPDFALPFWSWDVPDGMRMPPEFANSSSSLYDPVRNPTHAPPRVVDLGFVGVESNRTDDQQIQYNLRTMYKQMISNAALPSLFHGQPFRAGQSDKPGPGAVELSPHNTVHTWTGDIALTNVEDMGTYYSAGRDPLFYPHHSNMDRLWEAWREVGAARGYRGHVDFTDPDWLDSSFLFYDEDCRLVRITVRHVLDTEKLRYKFDGVGMPWVDARPPTTPNLSKNKALLKSVRFPLSLHNVLTVEVRWPHVLRRTQEKEAREEVLVIQGIEADGTEMVKFDVYMNAIEYEKVEPSGRELAGSYVCLSHPRMDGTGKGMIVETSMRVALNQLLEDLDADGDETVTVTLVPRHGKAKIGSLRIAYMVD; this comes from the exons ATGGCCAGTAACAGAGGCGCATGTGCTCCACACGGGGTCGCAACCTGCGTATTCCTCGTCGGCGCCGTTGCCACCGTCGTCTACACCAGCTCCTCTCTATCAACAGCGGTCCTCGCCGTCTCCGGCCTACCTCCATACATCGTGTCAGTTACCACCAACGGCAGCGGCGACATCAATGTCGGCGGGCCTCTCGAGACCAGCCTCCACACGTGCCACAAGCCAAAGCTGCCGCCAAACCCGCTCCCGCCTTTCTACTGCTGCCCTCCGGCGCCTGCGTCGTCGTCCGAGCCAATCAACTTCACTCTACCGGACCCGGCGGAGCCGCTCAGGGTCCGCCGGCCGGTGCATACCGTGGGGGCGGAGTACATGGCCAAGTACGAGCGCGCCATCGCGCTGATGAAGGCGCTGCCGCACACCGACCCCCGCAGCTTCTACCAGATGGCCAACATCCACTGCGCCTACTGCACCGGATCCTACCGCCAAACGGGGAACCAGGAGCTCGACATGCAGATCCACTTGTCGTGGTTCTTCTTCCCGTTCCACCGTGCCTACCTctacttcttcgagcgcatcgcgGCAAAGCTGCTCGGTGAGCCCGACTTCGCACTGCCCTTCTGGAGCTGGGACGTGCCAGACGGGATGCGGATGCCGCCCGAGTTCGCCAACTCCTCGTCGTCGCTCTACGACCCCGTTCGGAACCCGACGCACGCGCCACCCAGGGTCGTGGACCTGGGCTTCGTCGGCGTGGAGAGCAACCGCACCGATGATCAGCAGATCCAGTACAACCTTAGGACCATGTACAAGCAG ATGATTAGCAATGCAGCTTTGCCGTCCCTCTTCCATGGCCAACCCTTCCGTGCTGGGCAGTCTGACAAGCCAGGCCCTGGGGCAGTGGAGCTTTCCCCACACAACACGGTGCACACCTGGACCGGCGACATAGCTCTCACCAACGTGGAGGACATGGGAACCTACTACTCGGCCGGCCGAGACCCACTCTTCTACCCGCATCACAGCAATATGGACCGCCTGTGGGAGGCATGGCGAGAAGTCGGCGCTGCCCGTGGTTACCGTGGCCATGTCGACTTCACGGACCCTGACTGGCTTgactcctccttcctcttctacGACGAGGACTGCCGCTTAGTAAGGATCACCGTTCGCCACGTGCTCGACACAGAGAAGCTCCGATACAAATTTGACGGCGTTGGCATGCCGTGGGTGGACGCACGCCCACCTACAACTCCAAACTTGAGCAAAAACAAAGCCTTGCTCAAGTCCGTCAGATTCCCACTATCCCTTCACAATGTTCTGACCGTGGAGGTAAGATGGCCACACGTGCTCCGAAGAACGCAAGAAAAGGAGGCACGTGAGGAAGTGCTTGTGATCCAAGGCATTGAGGCCGATGGAACAGAAATGGTCAAGTTCGACGTCTACATGAACGCCATTGAGTATGAGAAGGTGGAGCCCAGCGGGCGTGAACTAGCGGGGAGCTACGTGTGCTTGAGTCATCCACGTATGGATGGCACGGGGAAGGGGATGATTGTAGAAACAAGCATGAGGGTGGCGTTGAACCAGCTCTTGGAAGATTTGGATGCAGACGGTGATGAGACTGTCACCGTGACATTGGTGCCCAGACATGGAAAAGCTAAGATCGGAAGCCTGAGAATAGCGTATATGGTGGATTGA